From the Methanosarcinales archaeon genome, the window TGGAAATGCATTTGTTGATTTTCGGAATTACCAATCAATTTGGAGAGGATACCATAAATCTTATATACAATGTATAATATTGTACATTGGTGGACACATGTATACAATCTGGATCACGTGATACTGAATGCACAGAATAATCGATGAGATAATTTTATCAACGGAAATACGGATTAAAAACATCCGAAATAATGATGCTGGAACAACTGTTACAGTAAGAAGCCTTGCTCAATCCATACGATCTGCAAAGAGCAATCACTATATTCCTGTCATTGCAGAAGTTAAACCTGCTTCCCCAACAACTCATAACAGGGATGTGACGAGCCTTGAAGCAGCCTGGATAGCCCGGACAATGGAAAGAGCGGGAGCAGCTGCGATCTCTGTACTGACAGAACCCCGGTTCTTCCACGGCAATCTGGAAAATCTGGAGAAGGTACGAAGTGTTGTGGATATCCCTGTGTTGAGAAAAGATTTCATTATTGATCCTAAACAGATTTATGAGATAAAAAGCGACCTGATCCTTTTGATAGCAGGAATACTGGGAGATCGTCTCCCTGAATTTATCAAACTCGCAACACAAAGAGGACTTCAACCCCTGGTGGAAGTGCATAACGAACAGGAACTTATGGCCGCATTAGATACTGATGCTGAAATAATAGGTATTAACAACCGCAATCTAAATACCATGGAAGTAGACCTGGCCACTACAGAAACTCTGGCACATATTATCAAGCAACACGATCCAAACAGGATAATAATAAGTGAAAGCGGTATACAGTCCCCTGATGACGTAAAACGAGTAATAGGGGCTGGTGCTGATGCTGTATTGGTAGGTACATCTATTATGAAAGGTGACATCTACCTGAACACAAAAAGGCTTGTAGATGCCGTAATTACCACATAAATATTTAAATAACAATAACTGAGGCAGATATTATGAAAACAAAAGGCAAGTTCGGGCGGTTCGGCGGGCAGTTCGTACCCGAAGTGCTTATGCCCGCATTGGAAGAACTGGAACAGGCATATGAACGCTTTAAGAAGGACCCGGGATTTAAAGCAGAACTGGATTATTATTTACAGGATTTTGCCGGAAGGCCTTCCCCCCTCTACTTTGCCAGGAGTCTGAGTAAGAAGTACGGCCTCAAAGTTTATCTCAAACGTGAGGACCTGGTACATGGCGGCGCACACAAACTGAACAATACAATCGGACAGGCACTGCTGGCAAAATATATGGGTAAGCAGCGGCTTATTGCCGAGACCGGAGCAGGTCAGCACGGGACTGCCACAGCCATGGCAGGAGCCAACCTGGGACTGAACACTGAGGTCTACATGGGTGCCAAGGACATAGAGCGCCAGCGTATGAACGTGTACCGCATGGAACTGATGGGCACAAAAGTACATGCAGTGACCTCAGGCAGCCAGACCCTGAAGGACGCTATCAATGAGGCCCTTCGGGACTGGGTTGCCAATGTGGAACATACTCATTATCTAATAGGTTCGGTGGTGGGACCACATCCGTTCCCCATGATAGTCAGGGATTTCCAGAGCGTAATAGGGGAAGAGGTCAAATACCAGATCATGGAAAAGGAGGGACGACTCCCAGATTCCATTATTGCATGTACAGGCGGGGGGAGTAACGCCATGGGTATCTTCCATCCTTTCGTGTCAGATGTTGATGTGGACCTGATTGCAGTGGAAGCAGGGGGTAGCGGCCTAAAATGTAATGATACGGCAGCACTGCATTCTGCATCCCTTTCTGTTGGTGAGGAGGGTGTGCTGCATGGGGCTAAAACCAAGATACTGCAAAATGAATATGGTCAAATACTGGAATCCCAAAGTATCTCTGCCGGACTGGACTACAGCGGGGTAGGGCCTGAACTGGCATACCTGGCAGAAACTGGGAGGATTAAACCGAAGAATGCCAGTGATGAGGAAGCATTGGCAGCTTTCCACGAGCTGAGCCGGACTGAAGGAATTATCCCGGCCCTTGAATCATCTCATGCTCTGGCATACCTGGCAAAGGCTGCCAGTGAACTGGGTGAAATTGTCGTGATCAACATATCGGGCAGAGGCGATAAAGACCTGGAGACTGTTATGAAAATGGGGGCAGTCGCATGAATATTTCTGATAAGTTCAAAGAACTGAAAACACGGGGTGAAGGAGCTCTTATAGCCTACGTGTGCGCAGGTGACGGGGACACGCCCGGGATAGTGCACGCCCTTATCAGGGGCGGGGCCGATATTGTTGAACTGGGAATGCCTTTCTCGGACCCTGTGGCTGACGGGCCCACCATCCAGGCATCCATACAGAGGGCACTGGATGCTGGTATGAACCCTGATAAGTATTTCGAAATGGTCAAAGGTCTGGATGTTGATGTACCCCTGGTGGTGATGACCTACTACAACCTGATATTCAAGAGGGGACTTGAAAAGTTCGTGAAAGACTGCCAGGACAGCGGGATAACCGGAATCATTGTACCTGACCTGCCGCCCGAGGAGTCTGAGGAACTGGCAGGATACTGTCATGAACATGGCATTGACCTGATATTCCTGGTAGCACCCACCACCAGGGGGAACAGGCTGGAAGATATTTTGAAAAAGGGTACCGGTTTTATCTATATGGTAGCCAGACTTGGGGTTACCGGGGCCAGAGCAGATATCTCTGAATCCACAAAGGAACTGCTGGGCAGGGTCAATACCGATACACCCAGGGCCGTTGGATTTGGTATTTCATCCGGGGAACAGGCAGCTGAGATATTCCAAAGCGGGGCTGAAGGAGTGATCGTGGGCTCTGCTTTTGTAGATATTATCGCCAGTAGTGAGGATGTGATCAAACGATTGGAAGTGCTGGCATGGGAGATCAAATCGAATTTGTGATGAAGGCCATTCTCAGTCAGGGAGAGAAATCATGAACTTAAATCTCACAATACGAAATATTGGGATTGTATTAGTGATTCTTGGGGTCATCCTGTTGATGGTATTCTGGGTATATACGATATTGACTGCCGAAGTTGACCCCATCATCAGAATATCATTGATTGCGATAATTATCGGGATCATGATAACCCTGTTTTCGATCTTACAGGAAAAGGTG encodes:
- a CDS encoding indole-3-glycerol-phosphate synthase — translated: MHRIIDEIILSTEIRIKNIRNNDAGTTVTVRSLAQSIRSAKSNHYIPVIAEVKPASPTTHNRDVTSLEAAWIARTMERAGAAAISVLTEPRFFHGNLENLEKVRSVVDIPVLRKDFIIDPKQIYEIKSDLILLIAGILGDRLPEFIKLATQRGLQPLVEVHNEQELMAALDTDAEIIGINNRNLNTMEVDLATTETLAHIIKQHDPNRIIISESGIQSPDDVKRVIGAGADAVLVGTSIMKGDIYLNTKRLVDAVITT
- the trpB gene encoding tryptophan synthase subunit beta — its product is MKTKGKFGRFGGQFVPEVLMPALEELEQAYERFKKDPGFKAELDYYLQDFAGRPSPLYFARSLSKKYGLKVYLKREDLVHGGAHKLNNTIGQALLAKYMGKQRLIAETGAGQHGTATAMAGANLGLNTEVYMGAKDIERQRMNVYRMELMGTKVHAVTSGSQTLKDAINEALRDWVANVEHTHYLIGSVVGPHPFPMIVRDFQSVIGEEVKYQIMEKEGRLPDSIIACTGGGSNAMGIFHPFVSDVDVDLIAVEAGGSGLKCNDTAALHSASLSVGEEGVLHGAKTKILQNEYGQILESQSISAGLDYSGVGPELAYLAETGRIKPKNASDEEALAAFHELSRTEGIIPALESSHALAYLAKAASELGEIVVINISGRGDKDLETVMKMGAVA
- a CDS encoding tryptophan synthase subunit alpha: MNISDKFKELKTRGEGALIAYVCAGDGDTPGIVHALIRGGADIVELGMPFSDPVADGPTIQASIQRALDAGMNPDKYFEMVKGLDVDVPLVVMTYYNLIFKRGLEKFVKDCQDSGITGIIVPDLPPEESEELAGYCHEHGIDLIFLVAPTTRGNRLEDILKKGTGFIYMVARLGVTGARADISESTKELLGRVNTDTPRAVGFGISSGEQAAEIFQSGAEGVIVGSAFVDIIASSEDVIKRLEVLAWEIKSNL